The genomic window GGAGTGTGGTGGTAAGCGACTACTTCTTTTAAGCTTGCCGGAAGCTCCCAGCGTTCGGCAAGCATTCGACCGGTTTCAGCATGAGAGATTCCGAAAAGTTCCCTTTCCGTTTCGATGAGCGATTTGTCATCTTCAAACATTCGCCGGTAAAAATAAGAGTTTTCTTCAGCCACCAGCTGATCTAAAACAGTTTTGCCTATATCATGAAGCAGGCCTGCGGTGTAAGCCACGTCAGGTCGAACCGCTTTGCAGTATTCAGCTATTTTCTGGGCGGTAATTGCCGTGCCGACAGCATGGTGAAACAGTCCGCCTCTGCTCAGCGAATAACCGCCCTGCGATTGTTCATAGAACAATTCAGTGTAAACAGACAAGATCAACTGTAGAATTTTCTTTTCACCCAAAAGAGCAATACTACGGTCAATCGATTCAACCCGCATACTTAAGCCTAAATAAGAAGAATTGCAAAACTGGAGCACTTTAGCGCTTATAACCTGGTCTTGTCTTACTTCTTCGGCAACTTCCTTTATCTTATTATCACCGCTGTGGAGCATGCGCATAATTTTCAATGCGGTCTGGGGTATGGGCCGCACGTGTGTTATAGCGGCTTCGAGTCCTTTTTTATCTAATTTTTTGTATTCACCGGCTTCCCTGTTTTCCGGCAATCTCAAGGGCTCAACGGAAATCTTCAAACTTTGCATATCTAATTTCAAACAACAGCTAAAATATCCCCCGGTTTCAGAGTTTACATGCTCTATATTCGAGAAGCCGAGATATTCCATAACTATTTCCGTAATTTCA from Thermodesulfobacteriota bacterium includes these protein-coding regions:
- a CDS encoding HDOD domain-containing protein — protein: MIEKLIGSGEYWVGRSNDVVFSAYLGSCVGLAVIDEKARIGGLYHILLPRPAGSAPDNLFRYASTGLPLFFKKIFDSGAKKDNLQIMAAGGALVGSVTMQDLQLNIGGEITEIVMEYLGFSNIEHVNSETGGYFSCCLKLDMQSLKISVEPLRLPENREAGEYKKLDKKGLEAAITHVRPIPQTALKIMRMLHSGDNKIKEVAEEVRQDQVISAKVLQFCNSSYLGLSMRVESIDRSIALLGEKKILQLILSVYTELFYEQSQGGYSLSRGGLFHHAVGTAITAQKIAEYCKAVRPDVAYTAGLLHDIGKTVLDQLVAEENSYFYRRMFEDDKSLIETERELFGISHAETGRMLAERWELPASLKEVVAYHHTPHKASNYPELTHLICLADLLMTRFRVEFELERMKTIDIKLTLMILGLTAKQLPELIDIVPWQSFGFNN